Genomic segment of bacterium:
CCATTCCTCACCTCCTGACACCGGTTATCACCGATCCGAAGCGGGCGGCGGATTCGCTCAGATGGGCAGTGAGGGAAATGGAAAACAGGTACCGTCGTCTTGCCTCGATGGGAGTTCGGGACATCAGCCAGTATAATGCCAAGGTTGAAGCGCTTGCCGGGAAATCTCCTGAGAACGGGGATGAGGAAATTCCCGAACCGCTCCCGCTCATCGTCATACTGATCGACGAGTATGCCGACCTCATGGTTGTCGCCTCGAACGAGATCGAGGAATCCATCGCGCGGATTGCCCAGATGGCCCGTGCGGTCGGAATGCATCTCGTCATCGCCACTCAGCGGCCTTCCGCCGATGTCATCACCGGACTCATCAAGGCTAATTTCCCTTCGCGAATTGCGTTCAAGGTGATGCAGGCGTCCAATTCACGCATCATCCTCGACCAGAGCGGGGCCGACAAGCTTCTCGGGCTCGGGGATATGCTGTTCCTCCAGGCCGGGAGACCCGAACCGATCCGCATTCACGGCGCATATATTTCCAACGAGGAAAGCGAGCGCCTCGTAGATTTTGTCGCCTCGCAGTCGAAAGAGGGGCCCGTCGAAGTCAACGAAGACATGTTCCGCGGCGATGAAGAGGAGTCTGAAAACGCTCTCGGACTCCGTGACCCCAACGAGCGCGACGATCTGTTTTATGAGGCTGCACGGCTTGTTGTGCGTCACCAGCAGGGTTCGGTCAGCCTGCTCCAGCGGCGGCTCAAGGTGGGATATGCACGGGCGGCGCGGCTTATCGACCAGCTCGAGCTTGCGGGGATCGTTTCGCCGTATGACGGCTCGAAAGCGCGTGAAGTGCTCGTCGATACTGACTATATCGATCAACTGGAGGCGGGAAATCTGTGAAAATAAGAATCAGGCGGAGATTGCTCGCCGTTGCGACCATTATTGGGGTCGGTGCGGTTTTTTCCCTTCCGGTGCATGGGGCTGACAAAAAAGCCCGGGAGATCATCGGGAATGTCCGGAAAACAGTTGAAAATCTTACGACGCTGTCCTGCTCGTTCGACCAGGAGTATGTATGGAAGGAAACCGGCAGGGCGCGAACGATTTCGGGGACTCTCAGAGTAAAAGAGCCGAACAGGCTCAGGGTCGAATATGCGGCCCAGGCCATCGTGGTTGACGGTAAACAGGTCTGGTGGTATATTGCGAAGAACAATCAGGTGACTATCCAGAATTTCGAGGAAGGCGATGACATGTTTCCTACGCCGTATGGTATTTTCAGAAAATACATCGCCGGTGAGAATGCGTCCGGGAAAGCGGCCCTGGAAGGAACGGAATCCGTGGGAGGCAGGCCGTGCTTGAGGATTCATCTCGGTTCCAACCCGGAAACTCAAGCGGATATAACCGTCTGGATAGACAATGAATTCAAATTTCCACTGAAATCGGTGGAGAAGCTGTCGAACGGTGATGTCATGACCTACGTCCTGAAGGAGCTGAAACTCAACGTTCCGATCGCTGACTCGGTCTTTACCTATGAAATTCCCGACGGGGTCGATGTTGTCGATATGCGGCAGTGAAAACTTAAGAAACTGTAAATCATGACTGTTAGGGCTGGCCGTTGGGGTTGCCCCCTGTGTCTGCCCATTAGGATTGCCTGTTGGGGCAGGCTCCTGTGCCTGCCCTTAAAGACTGCTTGTATAAAATAAAATATCCGGAAAAGTTAATTCCGAGGTGCAATGAGAAGAATCGCACTGTTTATTTTCATGGTTTTGTTTGCGCATGAGATTCATGCCGATACCGCGCCGTGGTGGGTATTTTTTACCGATCGCGGAAACATCGATGCGGAACGGGTCATTGCCGCAAAGATCGTATCGCCCGCCGAGCCGAAGAACCTCTGCAGGAGGGCACGGCTCTTTGGAAAAAACCGTATGTATGATGAAACCGATGTGCCGGTCAATCCGGATTATATCGCCGCGGTGACGGAACATGCCGAACGCTTGCGGACGGTTTCGCGGTATTTCAACGGTGTGACTGTCGATCTTGATGATAAGGGCATCGCGGCGGTAAAAAAGCTTCCGTTCGTCAAGGCTGTGGAGCCTGTCGCGCGGTTCGGAAAACCTCTCGAACCCGCTGCTGCTCCGATTCGTTTGGAAAAACCGCAGGTTTTCGATTACGGGAATTCCTATGAACAGCTTGTTATGGTCGGCATTCCTTCCCTTCATAATCTCGGGTATCTGGGGAATGGCATCCGGGTCGCAATCCTTGACAGCGGGTTTGAAAACCTTCAGCATACTGCATTCGACAGCCTGACCGTGACGAACCGCTGGGATTTTGTCGATGGCGACGGCGACATTGGCGGCGACGATCACGGGACCGAGGTGCTGTCGGTCATGGCGGGACTCGACCACGGTTCGATTATCGGTGCGGCGCCCTATGCCTCATACATGCTGGCCCGGACCGAAAACCGTAAAACAGAGCTCCGCATCGAGGAGGATTACTGGATTGCCGGAGTCGAATGGGCAGACAGCCTCGGTGTGGATGTTATAAATTCATCCCTCGGATATTCAGAATTCGATGATTTCAAGTATTCCCCTCAGGATATGGACGGGAAAACTGCGCGGACAACGATTGCCGCTGATATCGCGGTTGAACATGGAATCGTTGTCGTAACTTCCGCCGGTAATGAAGGCGATGCGCCGTGGTATTATATTACGAGCCCTGCGGACGGTTTCGGGGTCATTGCGGTCGGTTCGGTCAACCGTGATGGTGTCGTTTCGAGCTTCAGCTCACGCGGTCCGACAGTCGACGGAAGAGTCAAGCCTGATTTCGTTGCGCTTGGAGAACAGGTCTGGGTTGTACAGTCATCGGGGTCTGTTTCTTATCATTATACAAGCGGGACCTCGTATGCCGCGCCGTCGGTAAGCGGTGCGGTTGCGCTCCTGCTGGAGATAAACCCGTTCTGGACTCCTCCGGTGGTGGTCGATTCCCTCAGGGCATCCGCAAAGGCGGCCGGCCCCGATTCCCTCTATGGGTACGGCAGAATCGATGCATACGCCGCATCGGGGCTCAAAGGTCAAGAGCCGGTAGTTTCGGCATTCAGGGTATATGACCCGTTTCCCCAGCCTCTTGTATTCTCCTCGATCGACAACCGGATATTCTTCCCTATGGATGTGCCGGAAAGCGGTAATATGCTTTCCATAAAAATTTATACTTTTTCAGGTGAAAACATTAAAACAATCGAGGAACCTGTCGAAAAGGCCGGAAGCCTGCGAACGAGAGATGAGGCGCCATTCTGGGACGGCACGAACTTTACGGGCGAAAAGGTGGCGTCGGGTGTGTATTATTACACGGTGCGGCTTGCAGGTTACAGCGGACACACGGGAAAGATAGCGGTGATACGATGAACGAGGAACAAAACCACGGATTCGAAAAGCTCTGGGCCCCCTGGCGGATGAAATATATCGATAACATGGACACGGGCACCGCACCAGGGTGCATTTTCTGCACCAAACCGGGAGAGGACAACGACGAAAAGAATTTTATCCTGCATCGCGCCGGAACCTGTTTTGTCATCATGAACATTTATCCTTATAACAACGGCCATGTCATGGTGGTTCCTTATCGTCACACATCGTCATTCAGGGACCTCGACGCGGAAACCAGGCTCGAGATCATGGATTTGATCGATCTTATCATCGAGGCTATCAGCTCTGTCATGAGGCCCGATGGCTTCAATGTGGGAATAAATCTGGGGCGCACCGCCGGTGCGGGAATCCAGGATCATATCCACGTCCATATCGTTCCCCGGTGGAATGGTGACACCAATTTCATGCCTGTAATCGGGTGTGCGAAGGTGATAAGCGAAAGCCTCGAAGATACCTATGCAAAGCTGAAAAAGGCGCTGAGTGACACAGGAGCAAAGGGACAGAGTGACAGAGTGGCAAAGGGATGAGAAATTATCCTCATGATATCACCGTGATTATTCGAAAAATATCTCTCAGCCGTAAAGTTGCTGAGGTGCAAAAGTACAAATTCACAAAGACTTACAACATATTATTAATACAGTTATACACAATTATCTGTAATCATAAAAAAAGATTTACAAAATAAAATCTGTGTAAATCCGCCTGATCCGCGAAAATCCGCGTTCTATCAAATCTTGTGAATAAATCGGGTTAAAAAAGCGGAAAGAACAAAACTGTTTGACTTGATTAAAAAAAAAATCTATCTTGATAACCTTGACGTTCACCGGGATTTGGAGTAGATATGGCAAGTGAAAGAAAAAAGTGGATTTCGATAATGATCGTCCCGGAGGATGGCGCAGGTGTAAGAAAGTGGCGGATCACAAACAAGCGGTTTACCTTTTTCAAATCGCTTTTTATCGTGATGTGTGTGTTTCTTCTGATCGGATTTGCCTCGCTGGCCGGTCTCGGACTCATGTACGTGAAGCTCAAGGAATACAAGCAGTATAACGCGCAGCTCCTCGAGGCAACATCCAAGCTCAATGTCATTGCGGCATCTCTGGAGCGGTACGAGGAAAAAGAACGGAAGCTTCGATCGATTATAGGCAGTGATTTTCAACTCCCTGTAGCAATGAATGCCAATGATATGATTCCCGACGCAAAAGCGTCTACCGCCACTGCCGAAGTGGGAAAAGACGAGTTCGATCAGCTCCTCAAAAGTGAGGAGGCGAAAATGCGTTGTCGTCCCACCATATGGCCGATCGATCCGTGGGAGATTTCAAAAGAATTTGTCAGTACGGGAAATTTGAGAATGGATCATCTCGGCATCGATATTCTTGCATCGAGAGAATCAAACGTA
This window contains:
- a CDS encoding HIT domain-containing protein, with the protein product MNEEQNHGFEKLWAPWRMKYIDNMDTGTAPGCIFCTKPGEDNDEKNFILHRAGTCFVIMNIYPYNNGHVMVVPYRHTSSFRDLDAETRLEIMDLIDLIIEAISSVMRPDGFNVGINLGRTAGAGIQDHIHVHIVPRWNGDTNFMPVIGCAKVISESLEDTYAKLKKALSDTGAKGQSDRVAKG
- a CDS encoding peptidoglycan DD-metalloendopeptidase family protein codes for the protein MASERKKWISIMIVPEDGAGVRKWRITNKRFTFFKSLFIVMCVFLLIGFASLAGLGLMYVKLKEYKQYNAQLLEATSKLNVIAASLERYEEKERKLRSIIGSDFQLPVAMNANDMIPDAKASTATAEVGKDEFDQLLKSEEAKMRCRPTIWPIDPWEISKEFVSTGNLRMDHLGIDILASRESNVFATADGEVAFAGVDEILGLCIVINHGENGWITKYGHNELLLVKEGESVRKGQAIAIFGGSDSSGTGPHLHYGMFYKGKPVNPLDYLPEIPRLKKTQS
- a CDS encoding S8 family serine peptidase — translated: MRRIALFIFMVLFAHEIHADTAPWWVFFTDRGNIDAERVIAAKIVSPAEPKNLCRRARLFGKNRMYDETDVPVNPDYIAAVTEHAERLRTVSRYFNGVTVDLDDKGIAAVKKLPFVKAVEPVARFGKPLEPAAAPIRLEKPQVFDYGNSYEQLVMVGIPSLHNLGYLGNGIRVAILDSGFENLQHTAFDSLTVTNRWDFVDGDGDIGGDDHGTEVLSVMAGLDHGSIIGAAPYASYMLARTENRKTELRIEEDYWIAGVEWADSLGVDVINSSLGYSEFDDFKYSPQDMDGKTARTTIAADIAVEHGIVVVTSAGNEGDAPWYYITSPADGFGVIAVGSVNRDGVVSSFSSRGPTVDGRVKPDFVALGEQVWVVQSSGSVSYHYTSGTSYAAPSVSGAVALLLEINPFWTPPVVVDSLRASAKAAGPDSLYGYGRIDAYAASGLKGQEPVVSAFRVYDPFPQPLVFSSIDNRIFFPMDVPESGNMLSIKIYTFSGENIKTIEEPVEKAGSLRTRDEAPFWDGTNFTGEKVASGVYYYTVRLAGYSGHTGKIAVIR
- a CDS encoding outer membrane lipoprotein carrier protein LolA, encoding MKIRIRRRLLAVATIIGVGAVFSLPVHGADKKAREIIGNVRKTVENLTTLSCSFDQEYVWKETGRARTISGTLRVKEPNRLRVEYAAQAIVVDGKQVWWYIAKNNQVTIQNFEEGDDMFPTPYGIFRKYIAGENASGKAALEGTESVGGRPCLRIHLGSNPETQADITVWIDNEFKFPLKSVEKLSNGDVMTYVLKELKLNVPIADSVFTYEIPDGVDVVDMRQ